From Candidatus Deferrimicrobiaceae bacterium, the proteins below share one genomic window:
- a CDS encoding kinase/pyrophosphorylase, whose amino-acid sequence CGKTPLSMYLAVHGWKVANVPILKDIPLPDEVYRTDRRKVIGLSIEYTHLMEHRRKREVLLGAGIMTDYSRPSLVFAELETARKIYRDGEFYVVDVTDKPIEIIADEIIQVVTRSRKEPQRPPLPP is encoded by the coding sequence TGCGGGAAAACCCCCTTGAGCATGTATCTGGCGGTGCACGGCTGGAAAGTGGCCAACGTCCCGATCCTCAAGGATATCCCGCTCCCCGACGAGGTGTACCGAACGGACCGCCGCAAGGTGATCGGCCTGAGCATCGAGTACACCCACCTGATGGAGCACCGAAGGAAGCGCGAGGTGCTCCTGGGCGCGGGCATCATGACGGACTATTCCAGACCCTCCCTGGTCTTCGCGGAGCTCGAGACCGCGAGGAAGATCTACCGGGACGGCGAGTTCTACGTGGTCGACGTCACGGACAAGCCGATCGAGATCATCGCCGACGAGATCATCCAGGTCGTCACCCGGAGCCGGAAGGAACCGCAACGCCCCCCCCTGCCTCCGTAG
- a CDS encoding WYL domain-containing protein, which translates to MAGKRGDGKGKSRKRPANPRPTAGPTRMDWALRLLRLLNERRALTSRIVADEFGVALRTARRHLLHLSGLPCVITDGKKHTYTLTTDTIVGGRIPNASEMSLVCALIDYAAHVFGPEHSRFLTGLKNRIFRMPGVYPIAGDEEIDMDQVASTQLALERHIKGREVVSFSYRKSGRRCTAEPYKILYYGGFWYLVARHDGKTKKFFLDFIENVRPTGSRYPEVPESVRRVLEEAQAILFDDRETEKVAVEFDASVAHIFRRENFFPHQEIVQTRENGDIVVSFEVHNEIHFHEQTARWMPYFRVITPDAYRKRVCAIGLEAASRNESDAG; encoded by the coding sequence GCTGCTCCGGCTCCTGAACGAACGCAGGGCCCTCACCTCCCGGATCGTGGCGGACGAATTCGGAGTCGCCCTCCGGACCGCGCGGCGCCATCTCCTGCACCTTTCCGGCTTGCCGTGCGTGATCACCGACGGGAAGAAGCACACCTACACCCTGACCACGGACACCATCGTCGGCGGCAGGATCCCGAACGCCTCCGAGATGTCCCTGGTGTGCGCCCTGATCGACTACGCAGCCCACGTCTTCGGGCCCGAGCATTCCCGGTTCCTGACCGGCCTCAAGAACCGGATCTTCCGGATGCCCGGCGTCTACCCGATCGCCGGGGACGAGGAGATCGACATGGACCAGGTGGCGAGCACCCAGCTGGCCCTCGAAAGACACATCAAGGGCCGGGAGGTCGTCTCCTTCTCCTACCGGAAATCCGGGAGGCGCTGCACGGCGGAACCGTACAAGATCCTCTACTACGGCGGGTTCTGGTACCTCGTGGCGAGGCACGACGGGAAGACGAAGAAGTTCTTCCTCGACTTTATCGAGAACGTCCGCCCGACGGGAAGCCGGTACCCGGAGGTGCCGGAATCCGTCCGGCGGGTGCTGGAGGAGGCGCAGGCGATCTTGTTCGACGACCGGGAAACGGAGAAGGTGGCAGTCGAGTTCGACGCATCGGTCGCCCACATCTTCCGCCGGGAGAATTTCTTCCCGCACCAGGAAATCGTCCAGACCAGGGAAAACGGCGACATCGTGGTTTCCTTCGAGGTGCACAACGAGATACACTTCCACGAGCAGACCGCCCGCTGGATGCCGTATTTCCGCGTGATTACCCCGGACGCCTACCGAAAGAGAGTCTGCGCGATCGGCCTCGAGGCGGCGTCGAGGAACGAATCGGACGCGGGATGA